A genomic window from Engraulis encrasicolus isolate BLACKSEA-1 chromosome 14, IST_EnEncr_1.0, whole genome shotgun sequence includes:
- the tspo gene encoding translocator protein — MSWMPMLGLTALPHLGGLYGGFVTRKEVKTWYPTLNKPSWRPPNAAFPIVWTSLYTGMGYASYLMWNQLGGFTNDAVVPLGLYGLQLALNWAWTPIFFGAHKLKLALVEIVLLTGTVGATMLSWYPINRTATLLMAPYLAWLCLATCLNYCIWRDNPEKKDRTE; from the exons ATGTCGTGGATGCCTATGTTGGGTCTCACAGCCTTACCTCATCTGGGAGGTCTGTATGGTGGCTTTGTGACTCGGAAAGAGGTGAAGACGTGGTACCCTACTCTAAACAAACCATCTTGGCGGCCGCCTAATGCAGCTTTCCCAATAGTGTGGACATCGCTCTACACAGGCATGGG GTATGCCTCCTACCTTATGTGGAATCAGTTGGGTGGCTTCACAAACGACGCGGTGGTGCCCCTAGGACTCTACGGCCTCCAGCTGGCTCTGAACTGGGCATGGACGCCCATCTTTTTTGGGGCCCATAAACTGAAATTG GCCCTGGTCGAGATTGTGCTGCTGACAGGCACAGTAGGTGCCACCATGCTGTCCTGGTACCCCATCAACCGCACCGCCACCCTGCTGATGGCACCGTATCTGGCATGGCTCTGCCTTGCCACCTGCCTCAACTACTGCATATGGAGAGACAACCCTGAGAAAAAGGATCGTACTGAGTAA
- the LOC134462125 gene encoding ubiquinol-cytochrome-c reductase complex assembly factor 2, whose protein sequence is MSATRYRRFLKLCEEWPRDESKRGRDLGTFLRQKVAHAFREGENTQLADPEKCDQMYESLARINSNMYKEKFPRAKDTSFTGVTVEECRMLLSTEKMQQMDEEKKGLWKTLMERFSSKPEENPEKPPEKEK, encoded by the exons ATGTCTGCCACAAGGTACCGCCGATTTCTAAAACTCTGTGAAGAGTGGCCAAGAGACGAATCGAAGAGAGGCCGTGATTTGGGAACGTTTCTAAGGCAGAAGGTAGCTCACGCATTTCGCGAAGGAGAAAACACACAG TTAGCAGACCCAGAAAAATGTGATCAGATGTATGAGAGCTTGGCCAGAATCAACAGTAATATGTACAAGGAAAAG TTCCCACGAGCTAAGGACACAAGTTTTACAGGTGTTACAGTGGAGGAGTGCCGGATGTTATTATCAACAG AAAAAATGCAGCAGATGGACGAGGAGAAGAAGGGTTTGTGGAAGACACTGATGGAGCGCTTCTCATCGAAGCCTGAGGAGAACCCAGAGAAACCCCCAGAGAAGGAGAAGTAG
- the tomm6 gene encoding mitochondrial import receptor subunit TOM6 homolog produces MSGPTKKAAPGAGVSDWISRACRFATDRNDFRRNLLVNLGLFAAGVWVARNLSDFDLMAPQAVA; encoded by the exons ATGAGTGGGCCAACGAAAAAAGCTGCGCCTGGAGCGGGGGTATCAGACTGGATCAGCAGAGCCTGTCGTTTCGCTACAGATAGAAATGATTTCAGGAG GAATCTTCTCGTCAACCTGGGTCTCTTTGCAGCAGGGGTCTGGGTTGCCAGAAACTTGTCCGACTTTGATCTCATGGCCCCACAAGCAGTAGCATAA